From Thermus tengchongensis, one genomic window encodes:
- the ccsA gene encoding cytochrome c biogenesis protein CcsA — translation MLKVAQPDRPDVLTWVFLGLGLLLLPVGLYLALSAPPDVNQGYLARIMYLHVPGAWLGYLAFFVTFLYSLLYLFRQNPRYDRVALASAEVGLVFMGLALVTGMLWARPTWGVYWTWEPRLTTTAILFAVYVGYFLLRGAIEDPELRAKAAAAVGILGFINVPISYMSVKWWRSLHQTQSIDLTTGKIHMDPAMLQALLFNLFVFTLLYLGFVRFRSLLAALEARKEEA, via the coding sequence ATGCTGAAGGTTGCGCAACCCGACCGCCCGGACGTCCTCACCTGGGTTTTCCTGGGGCTGGGGCTTTTGCTTCTCCCGGTGGGACTCTATTTAGCCCTCTCCGCTCCTCCCGATGTCAACCAAGGCTACCTGGCCCGCATCATGTACCTGCATGTGCCCGGGGCCTGGCTGGGCTACCTGGCCTTTTTCGTTACCTTCCTTTACTCCCTCCTCTACCTCTTCCGGCAGAACCCCAGGTACGACCGGGTGGCCCTGGCGAGCGCAGAGGTCGGCCTGGTCTTCATGGGGCTGGCCCTGGTGACGGGGATGCTCTGGGCCCGGCCCACCTGGGGGGTCTACTGGACCTGGGAGCCCAGGCTCACCACCACCGCTATCCTCTTTGCTGTCTACGTGGGGTACTTCCTCCTCCGGGGGGCCATCGAGGACCCCGAGCTTCGGGCCAAGGCGGCGGCGGCGGTGGGCATTCTGGGTTTCATCAACGTGCCCATCAGCTACATGTCAGTGAAGTGGTGGCGGAGCCTGCACCAAACCCAGTCCATCGACCTCACCACGGGGAAGATCCACATGGATCCCGCCATGCTCCAGGCCCTCCTCTTCAACCTCTTCGTCTTTACCCTCCTCTACCTCGGCTTCGTGCGCTTCCGCTCCCTGTTGGCCGCTTTGGAGGCCAGGAAGGAGGAGGCGTGA
- a CDS encoding heme exporter protein CcmB: protein MKLPVEEWPEAAGQGRVEVVRRVVLLALRDLRLEVRDRAGLLSILAFFIVMLFIMALALGPEEEPLRRAAPGVLWVALAFGSTLLSTRAFALEVEEGTLDDLLLTPGGKEWIYFGKLLFQMLLLLPLAALALLMAAGLFYLPLERLFPLFLTLALGVLGYASVATFYAGLLARLRGREVLLPLLLFSLVVPVVLASVRATTGLAEGLPVTEISAWWQLLLVFDVVYLTASALLFPVVMEG, encoded by the coding sequence ATGAAGCTTCCCGTGGAAGAGTGGCCCGAGGCGGCCGGGCAGGGTAGGGTAGAGGTGGTGCGCCGGGTGGTTTTGCTGGCCTTAAGGGATCTTCGCCTCGAGGTGCGCGACCGCGCGGGGCTTCTTTCCATCCTGGCCTTTTTTATCGTGATGCTCTTCATCATGGCCTTGGCCCTGGGGCCGGAGGAGGAGCCTTTGCGCCGGGCCGCCCCTGGCGTGCTCTGGGTGGCCTTGGCCTTCGGGAGTACGCTCCTTTCCACCCGGGCCTTTGCCCTGGAGGTGGAGGAGGGCACCTTGGACGACCTCCTCCTGACCCCGGGGGGCAAGGAGTGGATCTATTTCGGCAAACTTCTTTTCCAGATGCTCCTCCTCCTGCCCTTGGCCGCCCTTGCCCTCTTGATGGCGGCGGGCCTCTTTTACCTGCCCTTGGAGCGCCTTTTCCCCCTTTTCCTGACCTTGGCCCTGGGGGTCTTGGGGTACGCCAGCGTGGCCACCTTCTACGCCGGTCTCCTGGCCCGCCTTAGGGGGCGGGAGGTGCTTTTGCCCCTTCTCCTCTTCTCCTTGGTGGTGCCCGTGGTCCTGGCCTCCGTGCGGGCCACCACGGGCCTGGCGGAGGGTCTTCCCGTGACGGAGATTTCCGCCTGGTGGCAGCTCCTTTTGGTTTTTGATGTGGTCTACCTCACCGCCAGCGCCCTCCTTTTCCCAGTGGTTATGGAAGGTTAG
- a CDS encoding ABC transporter ATP-binding protein, producing the protein MLLRLQGTSKRFGRDWVVRDLSFTLERGEVVALLGPNGSGKTTLLRLMAGLLKPTRGRVERAGRALFLANPPPFHRHLTAREHLLYDLAFHHQGKEAEETLDRFGLPGDLPLYAFSSGMKKRLALARLTLLFPDIWLLDEPETALDKGGRELLLATLAEARKRAGVVLATHDRALAEQVADRTLELGAA; encoded by the coding sequence ATGTTGCTTCGCTTGCAGGGCACCTCCAAGCGTTTCGGCCGGGACTGGGTGGTCCGGGACCTTTCCTTTACCCTAGAGCGGGGGGAAGTGGTGGCCCTCTTGGGGCCCAACGGCTCGGGGAAGACCACCCTCTTGCGCCTCATGGCGGGTCTTTTGAAGCCCACCCGGGGCCGGGTGGAGCGCGCTGGGCGGGCCCTTTTCCTGGCCAATCCTCCCCCCTTCCACCGCCACCTCACCGCCCGGGAGCACCTCCTTTACGACCTGGCCTTCCACCACCAAGGCAAAGAAGCTGAAGAAACCCTGGACCGCTTTGGCTTGCCCGGGGACCTTCCCCTTTACGCCTTTTCCAGCGGTATGAAGAAGAGGCTCGCCTTGGCCCGGCTTACCCTTTTGTTCCCCGACATCTGGCTGTTGGACGAGCCCGAAACCGCCTTGGACAAAGGGGGAAGGGAGCTTCTTCTTGCCACCTTGGCCGAGGCCCGGAAGAGGGCGGGGGTGGTGCTGGCCACCCACGACCGTGCCCTGGCCGAGCAGGTGGCGGACCGCACCCTGGAGCTGGGGGCGGCATGA
- the ccdA gene encoding cytochrome c biogenesis protein CcdA, whose amino-acid sequence MSVSLTAAFLAGVLSFLSPCVLPLVPTYLFYLGGERGRPLFNALFFVLGFGVVFFLLGLPFTLLGGLLFEHRQTLARVGGVILILFGLYMLGLRPRWGVNLRYEGETARPLGAMLLGASLGLGWTPCIGPILGAILTLTAVGGGVGLLLAYILGLAVPFLLVALFADRLKGWLRRAGRLSHYVELLAGVVLLVVGVLLLTGTYSALNSFFLRITPEWLQKNL is encoded by the coding sequence ATGAGCGTTTCCTTAACGGCGGCTTTTTTAGCGGGGGTGCTTTCCTTCCTCTCCCCTTGTGTCCTTCCCCTGGTGCCCACCTACCTCTTCTACCTAGGGGGGGAGCGGGGGCGCCCCCTCTTTAACGCCCTTTTCTTCGTGCTAGGCTTCGGGGTGGTCTTTTTCCTCCTGGGCCTACCCTTTACCCTCCTTGGAGGGCTTCTCTTTGAGCACCGCCAAACCCTGGCCCGGGTGGGGGGGGTTATCCTGATCCTCTTCGGCCTGTACATGCTGGGCCTGAGGCCCCGCTGGGGGGTGAACCTCCGCTACGAGGGGGAGACGGCCCGTCCCTTGGGGGCTATGCTCCTGGGGGCCAGCCTGGGCTTGGGCTGGACCCCTTGCATCGGGCCCATCCTGGGGGCCATCCTCACCCTGACGGCGGTAGGGGGCGGGGTAGGGCTTCTTCTGGCCTATATCCTGGGTTTGGCGGTGCCCTTTTTGCTGGTGGCCCTCTTTGCTGACCGGCTTAAGGGGTGGCTGAGGCGGGCTGGGCGGCTTTCCCACTACGTGGAGTTGCTGGCGGGGGTGGTGCTCCTTGTGGTGGGGGTTTTGCTTCTCACGGGGACCTACAGCGCCTTGAACTCCTTCTTCCTCCGGATTACGCCGGAGTGGCTGCAGAAGAACCTGTAG